One Homo sapiens chromosome 1 genomic scaffold, GRCh38.p14 alternate locus group ALT_REF_LOCI_2 HSCHR1_ALT2_1_CTG32_1 genomic region harbors:
- the OR2T5 gene encoding olfactory receptor 2T5, with protein MANITRMANHTGKLDFILMGLFRRSKHPALLSVVIFVVFLKALSGNAVLILLIHCDAHLHSPMYFFISQLSLMDMAYISVTVPKMLLDQVMGVNKVSAPECGMQMFLYLTLAGSEFFLLATMAYDRYVAICHPLRYPVLMNHRVCLFLASGCWFLGSVDGFMLTPITMSFPFCRSWEIHHFFCEVPAVTILSCSDTSLYETLMYLCCVLMLLIPVTIISSSYLLILLTVHRMNSAEGRKKAFATCSSHLTVVILFYGAAVYTYMLPSSYHTPEKDMMVSVFYTILTPVLNPLIYSLRNKDVMGALKKMLTVRFVL; from the coding sequence ATGGCCAACATCACCAGGATGGCCAACCACACTGGAAAGTTGGATTTCATCCTCATGGGACTCTTCAGACGATCCAAACATCCAGCTCTACTTAGTGTGgtcatctttgtggttttcctGAAGGCGTTGTCTGGAAATGCTGTCCTGATCCTTCTGATACACTGTGACGCCCACCTCCACAGCCCCATGTACTTTTTCATCAGTCAATTGTCTCTCATGGACATGGCGTACATTTCTGTCACTGTGCCCAAGATGCTCCTGGACCAGGTCATGGGTGTGAATAAGGTCTCAGCCCCTGAGTGTGGGATGCAGATGTTCCTCTATCTGACACTAGCAGGTTCGGAATTTTTCCTTCTAGCCACCATGGCCTATGACCGCTACGTGGCCATCTGCCATCCTCTCCGTTACCCTGTCCTCATGAACCATAGGGTCTGTCTTTTCCTGGCATCGGGCTGCTGGTTCCTGGGCTCAGTGGATGGCTTCATGCTCACTCCCATCACCATGAGCTTCCCCTTCTGCAGATCCTGGGAGATTCATCATTTCTTCTGTGAAGTCCCTGCTGTAACGATCCTGTCCTGCTCAGACACCTCACTCTATGAGACCCTCATGTACCTATGCTGTGTCCTCATGCTCCTCATCCCTGTGACGATCATTTCAAGCTCCTATTTACTCATCCTCCTCACCGTCCACAGGATGAACTCAGCAGAGGGCCGGAAAAAGGCCTTTGCCACCTGCTCCTCCCACCTGACTGTGGTCATCCTCTTCTATGGGGCTGCCGTCTACACCTACATGCTCCCCAGCTCCTACCACACCCCTGAGAAGGACATGATGGTATCTGTCTTCTATACCATCCTCACTCCGGTGCTGAACCCTTTAATCTATAGTCTTAGGAATAAGGATGTCATGGGGGCTCTGAAGAAAATGTTAACTGTGAGATTCGTCCTTTAG